ACCTCCCCGTCCCACTGCTGAACTTGTAAGGTATGAGACACTGAGTCGGCTGCCATGATACCCGCCATTGACAGGGACACCTTGAGAAACACAGCAAATGAATCGTCAGACACAAATTACACCTCATGATAAAACGTCTGAACTAAGTGATCACTGAGGGTAACACAGTTTAGTATCAATATATCCCTGTGCCTCCCTATGTGCGTGTGTCCCAGTCCTCTAATATTAAGGAATATATTTACAACATGAACAATCACTATAAATATTGTACAACTATTTTTTTATCTAGATATTTATGAGATGTATGGTGTGTATTACTGTTGAATTATTTGGTACTatacagcagcagcattgtGTGTCCACGGCAAATTCTCCTTGACAATAAAGTCtggacatctttttttttttttactgagacAGTGCCGGTGTCAGTTCTAATATTGTAGGGTAGCATATTGCCATTGTGACAATCCTGACCCTGAACACACTGATAGCATTTCTGTAACCagaatacacacaaaatatctCACCCGCTCTCTCACAACGTCAGGCATGGTTCCAAGATCATCtgctgtcacttcctgtctgtcaggtAAGATGATAACCTTTACATCCTCCTCATACTGCTCCTGCTCCACATCAAAACCTCCTTCAATCCCTGGACAGACCAGAAACATAATAGTAGACAAACACTAGTGAGTCACAAATGATGACACCcatattatttgtatttatacaAATACTCTTCCATGCCCTCACCTATAGCCAGTCTGGTGGGCTTCTTCTTAGGTGGGTGTCCAGATCCAGAGTTATTGTCATCATCGTTCTAGGAAAATTAGATATGGAATGAGCACTGAGAGTAATTTACTGTACATGGAAAGAGATGGTGCTGATTATGTCAAAAATAAATGACTGTATGTGTCCACTGGGAGACACAAAATTGACCACTGCtataaggaaaaataaatcatatagtAGGAGGATAAAGTGTCCACCTTAGCCTTTCGAGTCCGGGTGATGTGCAAGTAAGCCCTCTGACCAGACCGAGCATGGTGCTTGTCCACATACTGACTTCCAAAGCCCAGGAAACTgttcatgcacacatacaggcctccctcactctcctagaaaaaaagaaaaaggtgacATTAAACGTTGCAGCCTGTTTTAATATCTGACATAACACTGGGAAGTTTGGGTTGGAAGCAATGTGGCTATCTGGCCATGTCACAGCATCAGTTACTATATTTGAGCCTCTCCAGTCAgcctgctaacatttgctattGAGCTCAACGctgattaaatgttaaagaaatgCCAACTATGTAACGATAGATTGAGATATTATGGACTTACTACGTGACAAGACCTGCCACAAACCCCCCAAAAACGACAGTTAGCTCGCTTGCTCGCTTGACAGTATACCCGGTTAAAGCAACATAGCTAGCTAACAAGCTAGAGTAGCTAAGCTTTCATTACAGTGCAttattagcttagcttaacgTTAGCTTGCTACTTAGTCAGAACAGGAAAATCTAAGAAACCAGTGAGTTAAAAGTAGGACAGCACTGACAAAACGTTACGTGTGACAAATataagagagaggaggggagtgAGGAATGAACGGACACCGTTTGTTAGCTGACGTTTTGATTTATAAAAGGGAAAGATGGCTCACCGGCGAGGAAAATGACAAGGCGCATTCGTCTTTGTGGACACGGTCCCCGGGCTTTGGTACCCGAATAGTGGACAAAACCGACATCAAAACCTCTCCAACGTCCGCCATGACAAGCTAGCTAGTTCCGCCTTTCAGTGGGACACTTGCTCCTCTTCAGTTTGGACCCCCAGCCTCTTGATTCACCGGCTCGGAGAGTGTGTCCGTTGTCTTGCCCGTCTGCTACTGTCTGTGTTTGGCTGAATGAATCATGAGCCGCTGCCTGGTGTTGAGGGAAGGCCGGAGCGCTGCCTCGTTACCGTAATCTGTACAGTATGGGTATCAGTCGTACAGTTTAAAAAGTCACTGatatgaaatgtgtttcatgtAGGAAATTTATAGATCGACAACAGTCAGGTGTACaagtgaacactgaaataggtttttacattacattagaagatcccttcataatgcacttacaatgtaaatgatggggtacaaaatccacaagcctccttctgtgcaaaaatgtatttaaacgtttatgtgaagctaatatgaCACGCCAGTCACCCAAAGtggtcaaatcaagtagatatcgTTCGATATTGCAAtccttttagtgtcaaagtccctttttttgttactatccttGCACCGCAGctaaacagggaaacactgtctgaggaaacataaagagggaatttattggtaaaaagactgtaaatgtggcagatatatacttgatatgactaacccagactgctgaagcctcatacaaGCGTcaaatcaacttttaaatgcatttttgcacaaaatgactgtgtagaCATGGTGTGGATTTTGgccctatcacttacattgaaagcacatttgaagcaGATCGTTTAATAGCCAGTaaaaacaggaggaataattacagcaaggaaaacctctttcagtgttcatatgggcacctgactgttgtttaaaggCAGACCTGAATAATTGCGAATATGTCCTTTAACTATTTACCAAACAATGAATAGTGGTTCAACCGCCCTTATTTGTATATTTACGGTAACGTCCGTTGAGCTCAACGAACGTCTTCCTCTAGCGGTCCCCCCACCCGCATTCCGCGAAGAACCGccttactctgcctctgattggctaataCTCGCTGCTTTCGTTGATTagattggttaggtttaggaatGGGGCGTGTGTTATGgctcagagccaatcagaggcagagtaggggcggGTCTTGCCAGAATAcgggtggagaaaaaaaaataacacctcGCGGCCGCGTAGAAGTATTGCAACCATGGTAACGTGTAGTGAAACACGACGTCCAGCGCAAATACCCTAAACAAAATCATGCTAAATCTAGCTGTTAGCTCAATTTAAACAAACTTAATAACCAGTCTAAATGATTACGACGAGCTGTAGTGAGCTGTTGCCCCTTCTTCAAGATTGGGAGGAAACTTTTTTGGACCGCAAACTCCTTCGTTCCCTAAATATTTCCCAAACTAGTCCCTCCTCTTCTGCAAACTGCGTCTCCTCCAGAGAGTGCTTGTCTCTCTGACCATGGCGCTGCTCTTCGGCTATTTCACTGTATACGTGGCGTTTCATATCTTTATCTTAGCAGTATTTAATTTAACCTCAGCAAACCAGGGTAGCGGTAGCGTCTTGTCACTGCTGCAGCCGTATGATCGTTTGTATTATAGAGGGGTACGATCATACTTTAACGAGGATTGGGGAAAGGCTGCggagctgctggagaagtcCATCGTAACCAAGGAATCACTGTTCAGGATCCGCAGGCAGTGTCATGATAAATGTGTGACAGCAGGACGAGATGCATTCAACAAACTGGGTAAATTATGAGGTttaaatagtgtgtgtgtgtgtgtgtgtgtgtgtgtgtgtgtgtgtgtgtgtgtgtgtgtgtgtgtgtgtgtgtgtgtgtgtgtgtgtgtgtgtgcgcgcgcgcgcgcgcgcgcgcgtgtcTTTGTGGTGTATAGTGTTGAAGTGGACTTAGTGAGTGGTGTACCggatttattataataaacGTGTTCAGCTGTTATTTATTAGCAATTTGTTCATCTATATGAATAAATCaagttaaatttgtttttaaataatacaatatactgtatagaaCATGCACACATAGTTGGTAACATGTTAAGTAAGTGTGTAGGTTCATACATTACTTTGCCATAGCCTATGCAATGTATACATTACTtaaattttatgtatttatatattcaaaaaatacttgaaaattttactttttgcttGTAGCTATCCAAATGTTTGGGCCTAGCAGTAATCCAGATGTTAATTTGGGGTTATCAAGTTAAAACTAGATTACTGACCTATGCCTGCAACTACCCTGGGGCCCCAGATCTCCAGGGGCCCCAGAGCTGTAGGTTCACTGCCTGTCAATTGAGTTTTGGTAATTTAATTGCAAAGTTGTTAGAGAATTTGCACCACAAGAAAAGCTATATCAGCTAAGGTGGTTCCTGCATTATTAGCTAACCTTGTGGCTCTGTCTAGTTGAGGAGCCTaatgtcaaaatctagttttaagatTATTAATAAGAAGAATTAAGAATTACTAAATTGTAAAGCAATATGATAACACAGATGTGTACTAGAGTGATACATTTATATagtttttgcatttattattaCCATTTACAACAACTgaacagtgaaatgttttgcaTAATTGACCTACTGGATGAACTGTTTGTATGACGGTATATGTGCCTCCCTATAATGAagcatcttttctgttttgtcagaCACTCAAGAGGGGAGTCTGTGGGACCTCTGGGCCTTGGATTGGGTGCAGCAGAAGGCTGAGTGTTTGAGGTTCTGTATTGGACGCTCTGTCACCCCTGCAGGACAGCTTCCCGTCTCCACAGACATAGAGTATGAGTTCAGCACTCGCAACCCCTACAACTTTCTGCAGGTCACATACTACAAGGTAAGCTGTTCTTAAGGTAGTAATGAAGGTTTATGGCATACTACTGATGATAATTTATCATCAGTAttatcatatttaaaataacatgttctcctcttcctccacatcAGTTGGAGAAGTTGCAGAAGGCGGCATCAGCGGCTCAGACCTACTTTGTGGCCAACCCCAGTCACCTGGAGATGAGGAACAACATCGAGAAGTATAGAAGGATGAAAGGAGTGGCAGAGGAAGACTTCCAGGACAGAGAGCTTGAGAATGAGAAACACTGGGTAAGGAGGGGCGGAGTGGGGGTGATGGGTTTGAAAATAAGAAGGTAGTTTTGTATCAGCATGTAATTTTGGCCACGATAGGTAACTGCAATGCTTAAACTTCCAAGCCCAGAAATCATATAATGATAATAGGACagcaaccaacaattattttcattatcgattaatccaCCAATTATTtactcaattaattgattattcatgtggcctgtaaaatgtcagcaaattgtgaaaaatgtccatcacaagttCCTAGAGCTTttctaaatgtcttgttttgtccaaccatggtccaaaaaccaaagataattgatttattatcatagaagaaTTAtgaaaaaccagaaaatattcacatttgtgaagctaaaaccagtgaatttttgccatttttgcttagAAGTAGCttaaaacgattatttgattatcaaaatcatTGCCATCATTTTAATCTTCTAAGgataattgttgcagctctataatgGACTGTCAATAAACTGCACTGGTTTGCCATTCAAATACCAAATAATTCTTAAGGGAGAACAGAGACACAGTATCTTATGGTCCTGCTTTTCATGGACAgagtattttacagtttaatatttgatatttaaaattCAGTTGATCACTTTCTGTGGATTTAGAATTTTATAAACTCATCCAGGTTTTATGGGATAAACAGGTCTGATTTATTAGGTCAACATCTTTAGGAGGGTTGGGACAATTCTCTGTTGCCTGTTTGCTGTTCATTGACTTTAGCTCAGCGTTTAATACCATCATTCCCCAGACTTTGACTAATAAGCTGAGCTCTCTTGGACTGAGCACCTCAATGTGCAAATGGATTTTAGACTTTCTGAGTAACTGGACACAGACAGCCAGAATCCACACCTGAAACACTAGAGCCCCCCAAGGCTGTGTGCTAATCCCACTACTTTACACACTGCCGACCCACGACTGCATGGTGTCGTGGGGCTcatcaccaacaacaacaaatccacCTACAGGGACGAGGTGAGACAGTTTGAGATCTGGTGCAGAGGCAACAACCTCTCTCTGAATGTCGACAAGATGTAGGAGGTGATTGTCGACTTCAGGAGGGCTGGAGCAACTCACTTCCTTCTACAGGTCGATGGTCAGACTATGGAGATAGTAAACAGTTTTAAGTTCTCCCTGCACATCACAGACAATCTCTCTTGGAGTCAGAAAACCTCCTCCTCAGCAAAGAAGGCTCACCGATGCCTGTACTTCCTAAGAAGGCTAAAGAGAGCTGGTCTGTCCACATTCATCCTCTCCAGGGTCTACAGATGTACCACAGAGTCCATACTGACTTTCTGCATTACTGTTTGGCATGAGAACTGTTCAGCTGCAGACAGGAAGGCCCTGCAGCGGGTTGTGTAGATGGCCCAGCACATCACTGGGACCAGTTTCCCTACCATCAATGACATTTACACAGAAAGGTGTAACAGAAAAGCCTGCAGCATCATGAAGGACTCCTCTCACCCCTTTCAAGGTCTATTCGAGCCACTGGCTGAGCATCAAGTCCAGAACCACCAAgttcaaaaacagcttttttccaCAGCCTGTTTATCTCCTGAACTGTCCCACCTGACTGCGGGTTGGACAGTTCAGGAGCACATAAGTACCGCAGCTCTCAAGCACTCAGACACTTTGATGTTTCTACACATAAATCTTAAGTGTAGTTTCTAAGTTTGTTGCTCCTGTTGTTCTAAGCTGGTTTGTATTGCTTggttttaatttactttaatttagtttttatgctCTATTGTCCTAtgcttgtttttattgctttgttttaatttattgtttttatgtattgCACTATGGCCCTGGAGGCACTATATTTCATTCCTGCTTTTTGCATAACCTGTAAAGACAGGAATGACAATAAACTTGAACCTGAACTTGAACTTGAGGcccaataaataaaaagttttatgTAAGCACACACTCTGAAGTTAACTAAATGGAtacaaagagaaatattttgGAGATATAACTGAGAGAAGCCAGCTATGGCCTGAGGGATTGAattcctgtctctctcactttccACTTTCTGTGATTCAACCGTGTAATCCAAACCTGGTTTTACTCATTGAAGACCTCTACCTGAGCTGATTTTGTCTATTTAGACACTCTTGTTACAACATGGTTAGGCATGTCTGAAATAGGCTTAAATGGCCCATGTAATTGCATGCACTCATGGATTAAAATCTAAAGTCTAtgtttctacttttattttctcttaacaCAAGCCAGTCTAGCAGCATCTGCATTTTGAATCTATTATTGATCTATTATTCTGTCTTTACTTGTCACCAAACGCAGGTCCTGTATGATTCTGCACTGCAGTATGAGGCCTCCTCTGACTGGCCACAAGCAGCAGAGAAATGGAAAGCATGTGTGAATGAAACACTGCGGCAGACAGAGGAGTGCAGGGTGCAGTGTGTGGTGGCCTCCCAACGGCTGCCAGAGGACAGGGGAGTGGACAGTGTTGACGGCGTGTTCGAGAGAGCTGCgggtaagaaaaaaacaaagctttacTCTTTTGCTTTGAActagacagaaagagaaagaaaccattttttcttttccatctagctctttctctctcgctgcTCTCGTGCCAGCAGTCCTGTGTTACTCAGGTAGCCACACGTCCCGGAAGGATTTCAGCCCAAGAGGATTTCCTGCCCACACAGCTGGAGCATCTGCACATTGTGCAGTTTAAAGGTTGGTGTTTGGAGGTCAAACTGaagatcatttcatttttaatgaaacattgCATGCATCAGTGCCCTAgtggccctaaccctaatatGCCAATCTTCCTCCAAATTGTCTTTGCTTCATGATCGCACCACATTCACTCTTGAATCCTTAAGTGCCACTTCTCCTTAtacacaaaaagaaatgaatagGCCAAGTGCACACTGTGTTTCACATGCAGTAAGAACCTTGAAGTGCTCTTGAAGATGAAGACACTtgtcacagaaaagaaaacatttttcagccACTCCTAAGAAGAGCAAGGAgacattaaaagcttttattgtagattctttttttttctttttcttttcagataaTCTAGATGAGCTGGATGAATTTTACAGCCTTCTTAATGTTAGAAATAGCAATGTTAAATTATCACTGGAATGTTCCAAAGAACTAGTTTGTTTCTTAGATTTGACAATTTATTATAAAGGAAACGATAACAATGTACACTACACTTTATATTATACTTTATTACGTTGTGATTCTTTTCATCATTCTATTTCATCTCGTTTAAGAAATAATACACCATACAGTCAGTTCCAAATGGTCAGAAGACTCTATGATTTGGAGATAGACTTTGATAGACAGTCTCAACATACAGCACAACATGTTAGATTTTACAAGTAAGATGTGGTCTTTGGGACTCCAAACAAGCTGCTCAGTCAGCTGCTccagaaaactgaaaaacatccCAACAAAAGGTCTGAAACAGATGTTGTGATTCgttattataaaattaaattggGATATTCTCAGGAGTGCCCTTGTGTTTAGGGAAGTCTTTTCTGAACCTCCCAAAATGTCCTACAGGCGTACACCTGCTATTAGAGACAAGCTGATTCATAGTAATGCACCGCCTAAAAAGTGAAAAGGAATGGTAAAAAGACCCATGGGCACATAACACTGCCTGAACATTCTGCAGAGGAAGGATTTCTCATATTTAAAGGCAggtaaaatatacaaaaacaaacaattcatCAACTGTAACACTGCATAGGCAGTGTATCGCCTCACTTGTCCCTGTAAATTACACATCAAAGGCACCAAGAGACCTCTGAAAGACTGTGTTCCGACACTTTACTGAACATTATGTCTGCAGCAACAGTTTCTTTAGAGCAGAATGAATAGAATATGTTGAACAGTCTATCAGAGGGGGTGACTGTCTAAAAAAACTGCTGCAGAGGGAAACTGATtggatttttaaatttgattcatCAGTGTATCCAGGTTTGAATGAGGAAATAGATTATAAATCCTTCTTCTAAACAACGTTCTTAATCGTACTTATTGATGGAACTGCACCATCCTCAGTGATACGattatttcttgtttatttgatttatgaTAGCTTTGTTCTCTGTATCtttatgtatataatatttctGGTGTATTGTCCATTTAGAGCACACGGTGTAAACAATCAGTTTTATAATTAACACTCTGAATGAGACCCTGTGAGGTCGATACCGGTTGACGTTTTATGCCGCCTCATTTTGCATTCCTGCTTCCCCACAGCTGGAGATATTAGAGGAGCAGTGCAGACGCTTCGCTCTCTCCTCCTGTTTTATCCCTCTGACAAGGACTCCATAGACAACCTGCAGCTCTACTACGAGACACTAGGAGGAGACATAGAGTCACAAAGCACACCGCCTGCTCAGGTACCATTCACCACTGTGTttgtaataatttaatttattcacttGCAGACTTTCAACTtttcaatgcttttttttctacttttgttCATCCTGACTACatgtttctgtatgtttatCCTACAGGAGATTGCCAAATATGTTAATCGGTCTTTACAGGAGAAGAAGCTACTCTATTTTGGTATGGAGAGCTTAGATTTCAGTTTCATCGACCCAGTAAGTACTGATGCCAAATATATATACTAGTGTGATGCACAAGTGGAACAACTGTAAAACTAataattgttttctgtgtagGATCTTTGGACTCCGGAAGATGTTGTACCTGAATCACTCAGGGAGGTCTGGAGGTAAGACCGACCAGAAGAGAAGTCATTCAGTAACGTTAGCTTTAGTAAAAGTTAATGATATGTCAACTCAGGGTCTTTTGTGTTCCTCCAGagctgagaaagagaaaatgaatgagaaaatgaaagagggcgagcagcaggaggaagtggatgacagtgggtTTTTTGCAGGTAAGACAATACTTCCACCTACTTGTTTCAGTTTGTAGCAGCTTAGATTTTACCCACCCTTTCCTATTCATCTTTTCTCCAGGTGGTACGATCCGTCAGGTGGGTGTGACCATCACCATGGACGACGAGGTTCTGAATGGGACCAATCGCGTTGTACTCGACGGAGTCATGACCGAGAAGGAGTGTGACAGAATACTGCAGTTAGCAACAGTAAGTTGAGATTGTTAAATAGTGAGGCTTTCCCagatacaccaccacacactcaCCTTCCATTTATTTACCGTCTGACACCTCTTGTTTCTGATAGGCTGCAGCATCTGCTGGAGATGGTTACCGGGGACGACGGTCTCCGCACACACCTCATGAGACGTTTGAGGGGCTGACCGTCCTCAGGGCTTTAAAGGTGGGTGAACAGGGGATAATGCAGGCAGATAtatcacacatttttaagttgTATTTTCATGAAGATAAAGTTGAAATTTGTTGatcctctctgttttttcttttgcagttgTCTCATGATGGCCTGGTGAACCAATCAGACGCCAGGCTGTTACATGAGCTGGGCGAGAGAGTGAGGATCCTGCTTCATTCCTACTTCAGGAGCCCCTCAGGACTCTTTGTCTCTTTTACACACCTGGTCTGCCG
The sequence above is drawn from the Thunnus maccoyii chromosome 10, fThuMac1.1, whole genome shotgun sequence genome and encodes:
- the p3h3 gene encoding prolyl 3-hydroxylase 3; this translates as MALLFGYFTVYVAFHIFILAVFNLTSANQGSGSVLSLLQPYDRLYYRGVRSYFNEDWGKAAELLEKSIVTKESLFRIRRQCHDKCVTAGRDAFNKLDTQEGSLWDLWALDWVQQKAECLRFCIGRSVTPAGQLPVSTDIEYEFSTRNPYNFLQVTYYKLEKLQKAASAAQTYFVANPSHLEMRNNIEKYRRMKGVAEEDFQDRELENEKHWVLYDSALQYEASSDWPQAAEKWKACVNETLRQTEECRVQCVVASQRLPEDRGVDSVDGVFERAAALSLSLLSCQQSCVTQVATRPGRISAQEDFLPTQLEHLHIVQFKAGDIRGAVQTLRSLLLFYPSDKDSIDNLQLYYETLGGDIESQSTPPAQEIAKYVNRSLQEKKLLYFGMESLDFSFIDPDLWTPEDVVPESLREVWRAEKEKMNEKMKEGEQQEEVDDSGFFAGGTIRQVGVTITMDDEVLNGTNRVVLDGVMTEKECDRILQLATAAASAGDGYRGRRSPHTPHETFEGLTVLRALKLSHDGLVNQSDARLLHELGERVRILLHSYFRSPSGLFVSFTHLVCRSAIAGDQEGRLDLSHPVHVDNCLLEPETKQCWKEPPAFIHRDLSAILYLNDNFDGGELFFTNRDAKTVTARVKPSCGRLAGFSSGPINPHGVTAVTKGRRCALALWFTKEKLYRDMEREEAEAMWAADGQSVVKEDEEKADNTANARSQATERSKGRGRVTGGKDEL